From one Candidatus Rokuibacteriota bacterium genomic stretch:
- a CDS encoding M20/M25/M40 family metallo-hydrolase: MNAIKDALGQAADRMADELERLSHRIHASPELGYQEVKASAWLCEFLEAKGFKVERGVAGVETAFRATIEAGAGPTIAILCEYDALPGIGHACGHNVIATSGVGAGAALAAVKDRLPKGRVQVIGTPAEEGGGGKIKLIQGGVFKSVDCAMMIHGFDRMLLHQDLLGIVRVSFDFTGRAAHASADPWEGINALDAVIQTFN; encoded by the coding sequence ATGAACGCGATCAAAGATGCGCTCGGCCAGGCGGCTGACCGCATGGCCGACGAGCTGGAGCGCCTCTCGCATCGGATCCACGCCAGCCCCGAGCTCGGCTACCAGGAGGTAAAGGCCTCGGCGTGGCTCTGCGAGTTCCTCGAGGCCAAAGGCTTCAAGGTCGAGCGCGGCGTCGCCGGGGTCGAGACCGCCTTCCGGGCGACCATCGAGGCGGGCGCGGGTCCGACCATCGCGATCCTCTGCGAGTACGACGCGCTCCCGGGGATCGGCCACGCGTGCGGGCACAACGTGATCGCCACCTCCGGCGTCGGCGCCGGCGCGGCGCTGGCCGCGGTCAAGGACCGTCTCCCCAAGGGGCGGGTCCAGGTGATCGGGACGCCGGCGGAGGAGGGCGGGGGCGGGAAGATCAAGCTGATCCAGGGCGGGGTCTTCAAGAGTGTGGACTGCGCCATGATGATCCACGGCTTCGACCGGATGCTCCTCCACCAGGACCTCCTCGGGATCGTACGCGTCAGCTTCGACTTCACCGGCAGGGCGGCCCACGCCTCTGCCGACCCCTGGGAGGGGATCAACGCGCTCGACGCGGTGATCCAGACCTTCAACG